TCAAGGCGAGTGGGAATCTAAGCGAGAGCTTTCCGACATCACGGATTGTTCCAATGCAAGCTTGCGGTTTCGCAGTGCGAACCTTCAGGAAATCTTTTTTCAAGAACCGCTGCTTGGTTTTTCATTGAGCGCAAAGCCCATGATCCACGGGCGGTTGAGTTATAACGGTTCGACATTTGAAATCATTGGACACGCCAATTGGACGCCCATCTGCGTCGCGATCTTGGGTGTGCTCTTTGGCGTGGTGGGTGTGGTCCTATTCGGCTTTATTGGATTGGCCGTGGCGATTCTACCAGCGGTGTTTCTGATCTTGTTGTATTGGTCGTTCCAAACTCGGAAACAACGACTGGACGATCTCGCCGATGAAATTACCGCCAACCTCAAACCAAAAACTCCGAGATAAATTCGTTTTTGGTTTCTTTGCGGCCAACCCTCCGCCTCCGGATCTTCTACTCTGTACTCCTATCCGTGATAGTTTGCGCGGCTTGCGCAAATTTTCCGCGCCACTGTTCCCAAGTTGCTGTGCTCAATGAAAAATACTATCTCACCACGAAGGCACGAAGGACACGAAGGGTTCGGATAATTTATTCTCCGAACTTCGTGCTCTTCGTGTCCTTCGTGGTGAAAACCTCTGTCCCATTTGGTTGCGGCTCTGCCGCGCTGGGCTCTCTGTGGTTAAATTCCCTCTTCCGCATAACGACGACAAGACTAACTGCCCCGCTTACTTCCACCAACTGAGCAGCACCACGCCGCTGACCACCAGCAGCGCGCTTAGGACAATGCGCAGCGTCACCCGCTCGACGTCGCGCAGGAATAGCGCGGTCAAGATCAGCGAGAAGAACGGCCCGGTGCTGCTGATCGGGATGACCACGGAGACTTTGCCCAGATCCAACGCGTAGTAAATGCAAATCATGCCGAAGCTGATGGTGATCCCGGCGGCGAGAAACCACCAGACGCACTGGCGATTCATCTTCCAGGTTTCTTCAGTTTTCTCGACGTACCAGAGCGTCAACACCGACACAACCAGCGACGAAGTGGCGGTGACCGCGGCGGCGAGAAATGGATGGGGCACGGCAGCGAGACCGAACTTGCGCACCACTTGCGACGCGCCTGCCAGCGCCGAAGCTGCAATGGGAAACCAGAGAAATGCTGCTGAGCCGGCGAGCTTCATCGAGCCGCTGCGCCAGGAAAGCAAAATAATTCCCGCGATGATCATCAAAGTCGCGACGACAATCGCCAGCGTCATCTGCTCGCCGAGAAAAATAATTGCCATGATCGCGCTAAACAGCGGCGTGCTGGCGCGGATCGGATCGGTGATCGCCACGCCGAGGGCATCGATGCCTTTATAGGTGAGTAGCCGCGTCAGTCCCGGCTGAAAGAAGCCGACCAGAACAAAGATCAAAACCGAAACAAGCGTCACCTGGGCCAGCGGCACGAACAAAAACGTCAGGCTCCAGAGAAAAACGATATTGATCGAAAGGCTGCTGACGACGCCGGTGGCCGGATTCGAATAGCGCAGCGCCTTCTTGGTGAATATATTGTGCAAGGCAAACAGAAACGCGTTGGCCAGTGCGAAAAATTCAGCGGGAATAGAAGTCATTGCGTGGAGACAGCCGGTGTTTTTAGAGCGGCGATCGAAGTCAAGTTATACCCGACTTGCCGCGATTAAACCACGTGAGAGCCGCTGTGGAGTTAAGTGGCGCCGCCTATTTCACGCGAAAGCTCTGATAGCGCAAGCCCCGGCGCGCTTTTTTGGCGCGGAACTTGATCCGCTTTCTTTCCGCCGCGCGATCGTCGCCGGCGTGCTCGTAAGTATGGTGTTTGCCGGTCTTGGGATCGAAGAAACCGATATAGCCGCCGGGATTGACGCCGAAGGAGCGCAACGTTCTGCCATCGTGACTGCGGTTGAGAAAATCGTTGCGCCCGCCGCGCTCTTCGGTGCCGGTAAAATAAAGCGGCAAGACGAAGTTGGAAACTTCGACGCCGTCGATTTCATAGCTCTCGTCCTGCACCGCGTCACACATCTCATACCAATGAAACACCGTACGGCGAGAATGCTTGGGATGGGGCCCCATGGCGAGCAAATTCACGTCCGGGTCGCCGATCAGTTCCAGCGCTTCGTGGGACAGCGTGACGCTCCAGCTCTCGTCGAGCAGTTCCGACAGCTCACTGAAAACAAACCCGTAGGGAATGCCGCGATTGTGCTTCTCGTGATAACCGAGGGCGTCGGTGGTTTTGGCGGCCACGCATAAATAAATAATCGCATCGCCGCGCATGTCGGCCGCCCGCGGCGTGCCTTTCGCCGTCGACCGGCCTTCGAGCCGCAGCGTCGCGCCCAAACTCCAGTAGGGCTCGAAGTCCTGGGCGATCTGGCGGTTGATGGCGCGGATAGCGCGCAGCACTTTTTCATCGGTAATCTGGCCGTCGGAGTGATTGACGACTGAGATGATCATCCCACGTTCCTCCCGTGCGAATAAACTTCTCCTTAGATCTCATGCCCATCGCTTCCCCGTCAAGTCAGTTAACGTTGCAAAGCGCCCGGCCATTTGCCAGATTGATCGCGAAGGACATCCATGGCGACGAAAACCGCGATCATTTCGATAACCAATTTGAAAACCGAAGACCTGCCGGTGCTGCGTGAAGCTTTCAAGCAAGTCGCCGGCGTGGGAAAAGTCGACTTCAGCGTCGAGCGCAGCGTCACCGTCTTGGAGTTCGATCCGGCGCAGTCGCACATCGACGATTTTCTCCGCGCCATCCTCAAAGCCGGTTTTCAGGTTCAGTAGTTTAAATTCTGACAGAAACTTAATGCCCCACCCGCGGCAGTGTACAAGCCGTGTACGCTCGTCTAGGATGACGGCCATGCTAGACAACTTCCTGCAGATTCTTCCAGAAGTCATTTTCGACGCCGCCGAAAAATTGGGCGGGCGCTGCACCGGTCGTTTCTACGCGCTCAATGCCATGGAAAACCGCGTCTACGACATCGAGATGGAAGAAGGCCCCCACGTCGTCATCAAATTTTACCGCCCCGGCCGCTGGAGCCGCGCGACGATTCAGGCCGAGCATGATTTCTTGAAGGCCCTCGAAGCCAGCGAAATTCCCGTCGTCTGCCCGCTGACGGACGACCAGGGACAATCTATTTTCGAAATCAACGGAGTAATGTTCACGATCTTTCCGAAGCGTCCAGGGCGACTCGAGCCGGAGCTTAATACCGAACAGTTAACGCGCCTGGGCAGGTTCATGGCGCGCCTGCATAACGTCGGCGCGGCGGTCAAAGGCGCTCCCCGTTTACGGCTCGATGCGCAAACTTACGGGCGCGAACCGTTGAAGTTTTTAATCGATGGAAACTTCATACCGATGCAACTCGCCAGTCGTTTCGAAATCATCGTCAGCCAAATTTGCGACGCCATCACGCCTCGTTTCGCGGACGTCGAGTACGTTCTGCTCCACGGCGATTGCCATTCGGGAAATATATTGTGGAATCGAGATGATCCGTATTTCATCGATTTCGACGACATGCTCTACGCGCCGCCGGTGCAAGACATCTGGATGCTCACCGGCGGCGACGACGAATATGGCAAGAAGCAAAGGGATATCTTGCTCGATGCCTATGAAGAAATGAGAGCATTCGACATGACGACCATGAAGCTCATCGAGCCGCTGCGGGCGCTGCGCATGATTCACTTTTCCGCCTGGATCGCGCGCCGCTGGGAAGACAGCGCTTTCAAGTTGGGGTTTCCCGCCTTCGGCACCGAGCGCTATTGGCAGGAGCAAATCGAAACGCTCGCCCTGCAATTAGAAAAAGTGCAGACCCAACCCACCGCTCTCTACCGTTGAACCACTGATCATTCCGATTGGCGCGGCTCTTCGGTGAAAGAAAGTTATTCCATCAGGTTCAAGGGCGTTTCCAGCTGTCCCAGGTGCGGAGAATATTTCCGGTGATCTTGTCGGGATCGGCATCAGGGATCGGTTCGAATTTCTGTAGCCGTCCCGCGAAGCAATCGGCCAAGTAGAGATTCCCGAGTTGATCCGTGGTGATCCCATGTGAACAGTTGAGCCGCCCAGCCTGGCCCCCCGGAGCGCCCCAGGCGTAAAGAAAGTTACCGTTCAGATCGAACTTAAGAATTCGGCTGATCGGCGCGTCACCGACCCAAATGAACCCTTTGTCGTCGATGAATTGATTCACCATCAGGGTGGGCTGATTGGCCGGCCAGTGCGGTGATTTCAAGGGCCACATGTCGAGAAATTTTCCGTTCTCGTCGAAGACCTGCATTCTTGCGTGACCGCGGTCGATGACGAAGAGTCGGCGGTCGGCGCTGATCGCGATGCTGTGGACCGTATTCCATTCGTTGGGCTCTGGGTTCTTCGGATCCTTGGGCGGCCCGCCCCAGTCCATGATGAAGTTGTCGTTGGCGTCGTACTTGACAACCCGCGTGCCGCCGTAACCGTCGGTGATGAAGTAAGTCCCGTCGGGCAGCCAAGCGATGTCCGTCGGCCGGTCGAAGGTGTTCGGCCCGCGACCGCGTACACCCAACTGCCCTTTGCTGTGAACCAGCTTGCCGTCGTGAGTGAATCGGTAAATCATGTGCAGCTGGTCGTCGATGATCCAGACATGCTTCTGTTTATCGTAGGGGCTGATCTTGCTCTGGTGTGGCCCACGACCGCAGGGATTCTTGGCGAACAACTCTTCGAGATGCGGCCACTCGTCGACCAGGTTGCCCTGGCGATCGAGCACGTAAATCGAGTGCTGAAACCGGCGCTC
This is a stretch of genomic DNA from Deltaproteobacteria bacterium. It encodes these proteins:
- a CDS encoding serine/threonine protein kinase yields the protein MPHPRQCTSRVRSSRMTAMLDNFLQILPEVIFDAAEKLGGRCTGRFYALNAMENRVYDIEMEEGPHVVIKFYRPGRWSRATIQAEHDFLKALEASEIPVVCPLTDDQGQSIFEINGVMFTIFPKRPGRLEPELNTEQLTRLGRFMARLHNVGAAVKGAPRLRLDAQTYGREPLKFLIDGNFIPMQLASRFEIIVSQICDAITPRFADVEYVLLHGDCHSGNILWNRDDPYFIDFDDMLYAPPVQDIWMLTGGDDEYGKKQRDILLDAYEEMRAFDMTTMKLIEPLRALRMIHFSAWIARRWEDSAFKLGFPAFGTERYWQEQIETLALQLEKVQTQPTALYR